A single genomic interval of Anopheles marshallii chromosome 2, idAnoMarsDA_429_01, whole genome shotgun sequence harbors:
- the LOC128718100 gene encoding uncharacterized protein LOC128718100: MKQCTNSSSTEGVAESHVAPQTKAPTMTATTTLTSGTTTSTATTMSTNAKMKHTSGSTRESKADPKASGGKSASDVHPLKHQQQQPQQYLHHPHHYPLHHHQLGAKMNSKLGTAGVDSLSALHMLPAHLRDMFLAAQLLRGYYQPAGPLISPHLLGQPPSQHGPKSGPDGEPLLQSPQQPPASSTADSTDSDVLLTGTPGRPANDHPMGFHPLRPRAAVAVAAAAAAADDADRYFRSIFPGGGVDLGHRSQPYGASRYGPGPGSGGPPGNLYPRPMQMHCPPAYLSNSYYSPSPYGPQPPPPHGPPPEMYYTHAYPPHFYTKFASPYYPTSRRYYAGPGPVPDHHLYEQAPPPSSAQGPPGPPPPPSGAQLVPAGPQGPQHLDHYPYPPYPGYGSPGPGSGSQCYPRNLQHPPPPPAYMDAHYTTNCPCPMQCPKNVNAGSLIGIKASKGPVATNNHIVQNQTGARISTTEPITISSSSSSASSSSSPTPVDLPVTTSATTTPVRQTLADIESSPNATCKQQPHPSHGYHGHHHHGSALQMEMHPQGAPTHHPHTYPYHFHHHHPGPLHHSQHGPIQTDIAENTAVTATSTSAMTTLSSSAKHAPGVVATATAGTDTNQPDKMCYKTELPIKPESVTELLSTPMHYGSPYHHPYHHPMGYYHHAKLSDLKEEQHGTLTPPYSISGKMKLLETPEMSPVRVSTVLNAAPVLSGEILQPSHKVTECGDKTHCTDEDKLTSIPVSTAIVKQEIEEFKLLEPLDGTVCKKEDFEETGPAITPDLLDEAIVIKKDRDEIKPITRTACHPEHQRAHPHASVDHHHLHHHHHLQQMHVAAHLPHHLHHHSASTNLLHGTPQHHHLHSHYSMQGQQQQPLITGLLVEKDDVETDAKLPPDSKSLLTELVLTTEASMVESPKTTQSILTTSPSATETAIALTTKSVVDLSAKMNVTNDISDSSSQQPRGNSSDNSFSLSDSLTPSVAGAPEQLSSISKNIVKVQSHDSSAGSLDPPSPVPIPASTVKRRPLLVACKKATPKHSPPNSYKNLIKRTNGLEGEDGHQIQCPEPVELSEEEEEEDEEDDEEEEDNYEEEEDEDALQDEQIEDVEDIELQEQRKVEKEKSTARQKEPLTSARSLKQSAKKRLVQRKLSAEHRRKGCKRNLVRSTGTAHNKLHRNQLCFESKTLTVPTLISTERARSVRRYYRVFRSSIDSLKRLPVSMRKRLLHRSNITLLPLRRSAHKRSCKSQRLSTETINEGNDMVHQSDAQNLPTVCGNVNDIIKGGHKLPNQSEQYPSKELLGCEGTNDDSVNEITETVPKALDINAMRQPLSNVDRTIDLVAKGYFSEPEILNGTELQAHSRAWLKKLKQQQEGRSHSEQSRGARSRDRKSEGSSTKRCKTKCSSLVLDAIASPTATTPITKDKKPKSKASKHTPVVVQLQIKADLKAENTVERKESKSKKKASSKERKKDQTNRKRKQQELNGDNDDSHARKRNNPKLELVKSDNSLYQRATSTPISVPVAEVSLLLGQDDREEDGRKGCPVVFDDSVVTLMDQSSVMDDRETDFDDAATMLVEDDVASVDTSVLVNRHNNNNNSAVTDKNNQNQEQQRIATDQLVLVAPIQAIIAEGKEGSELEPPEGMEPFMDEQLEEEEMHANVQLADSNLLSEPIHPTVVLQPQQCPPTESSIGDQAALRLDLNYDDDYEDLEEEELMPKRGSSRSVKRRRSRSKTKSKKFSTKKRHRPSTHRTLAAELEELIVPKKCTTIPRWSNGWTWEGQPFQGKIFLNSDDPPVLRTCYPAMRHSVGDIIKPRDCVLLKAGSKRAELPYVAKVAHLWENPDDGEMMMSLLWYYRPEHTEQGRQRTDGPDEVFASRHKDHNSVACIEDKCYVLTFSEYCRFRRQLKGYEENIEEQPSIVPPLRRENPRLPPPIVSPELVMYCQRVYEFRQKRLLKSTS; the protein is encoded by the exons GTTACTATCAACCGGCTGGTCCGCTGATATCACCTCATCTACTTGGCCAACCACCGTCCCAGCACGGTCCGAAAAGCGGTCCGGATGGCGAACCGCTGCTACAGAGTCCACAGCAACCGCCTGCGTCTTCCACAGCCGACAGTACGGACAGCGACGTCCTGCTGACAGGTACGCCCGGACGCCCCGCCAACGATCACCCGATGGGCTTCCATCCACTGCGCCCGAGGGCTGCAGTCGCCGTAGCAGCCGCAGCCGCAGCCGCTGATGATGCAGATCGTTATTTTCGTTCCATCTTTCCAGGTGGTGGAGTCGACCTAGGGCATCGCTCCCAACCCTACGGTGCATCCCGTTATGGTCCAGGCCCCGGTAGTGGAGGTCCACCCGGTAATCTCTACCCCCGACCGATGCAGATGCACTGTCCACCAGCGTATTTGTCGAACAGTTACTACTCACCGTCCCCGTACGGTCCGCAACCACCTCCACCTCATGGACCACCACCGGAGATGTACTACACGCACGCATATCCGCCCCATTTTTACACAAAGTTTGCATCTCCGTACTATCCGACATCCCGACGATACTACGCAGGGCCGGGACCCGTTCCCGACCATCACCTATACGAACAGGCACCACCACCCAGCAGTGCACAAGGGCCGCCTGGCCCGCCACCCCCGCCATCCGGGGCACAACTCGTACCTGCTGGACCACAAGGTCCCCAGCATCTGGATCACTATCCGTACCCGCCGTATCCAGGTTACGGTAGTCCCGGGCCGGGTTCTGGTAGTCAGTGTTATCCACGCAACCTGCAACACCCGCCGCCTCCGCCTGCGTATATGG ATGCGCATTACACAACCAATTGCCCATGTCCGATGCAGTGTCCAAAAAACGTCAATGCTGGGTCCCTTATTGGTATCAAGGCCAGTAAGGGCCCAGTAGCCACAAACAACCATATCGTACAAAATCAGACGGGCGCAAGGATTAGCACGACCGAACCAATCACGATTTCGTCGAGCTCCTCTTCGGCGTCATCTTCCTCGTCACCGACGCCAGTCGATTTGCCCGTCACTACCTCGGCAACCACCACCCCCGTTAGACAGACTTTGGCCGATATCGAGTCGTCACCAAACGCCACTTGCAAGCAGCAACCCCATCCGTCACACGGGTATCATGGACATCACCATCACGGGTCTGCACTGCAGATGGAAATGCATCCACAGGGAGCGCCAACTCACCATCCACACACGTATCCCTATCActtccatcatcaccatcctgGTCCGCTGCATCACTCACAGCACGGACCGATCCAGACAGATATAGCAGAAAATACCGCAGTTACGGCAACGTCCACCTCTGCAATGACTACACTGAGCTCGTCTGCGAAGCATGCACCAGGCGTGGTGGCAACGGCTACCGCAGGAACCGACACTAACCAACCGGATAAAATGTGCTACAAAACGGAGCTGCCAATTAAGCCAGAATCCGTAACGGAACTTCTTTCGACACCAATGCATTACGGTAGCCCATACCATCATCCTTACCATCATCCGATGGGGTATTATCACCATGCAAAGCTAAGCGACCTCAAAGAGGAACAACACGGTACACTAACACCACCATATTCGATTTCGGGCAAGatgaaactgctcgaaactccCGAGATGAGCCCCGTCCGAGTGTCAACCGTATTAAACGCTGCTCCGGTACTTTCCGGCGAAATCCTACAGCCTTCACATAAAGTAACAGAATGCGGTGACAAAACACACTGCACGGACGAGGACAAGTTAACAAGCATTCCGGTGTCGACTGCGATCGTGAAGCAGGAAATCGAAGAATTCAAACTGCTAGAGCCGCTTGACGGCACGGTATGCAAGAAGGAAGATTTCGAGGAGACGGGCCCCGCTATCACACCGGACCTGTTGGATGAGGCGATTGTTATTAAAAAGGATCGAGATGAGATAAAACCAATCACAAGAACGGCCTGTCATCCCGAACACCAACGAGCGCATCCACATGCGTCAGTCGATCATCACCATctgcatcaccatcaccatttgCAACAGATGCACGTTGCCGCGCATCTACCGCACCACCTACATCACCACAGTGCCAGTACAAATCTCTTGCATGGGAcaccacaacatcatcatctacATTCGCATTATAGCATGCAgggtcagcagcagcaaccttTAATTACCGGTCTGCTGGTGGAGAAGGATGATGTGGAAACCGATGCCAAACTACCTCCGGATAGCAAGAGTTTGCTCACAGAGCTCGTGCTGACGACGGAAGCGTCTATGGTGGAGTCACCGAAAACGACGCAATCAATACTTACAACATCACCTTCGGCAACAGAGACAGCGATAGCGTTGACGACCAAATCAGTAGTGGACTTGTCGGCAAAGATGAACGTAACAAACGACATCTCTGATAGTTCTAGCCAGCAACCAAGGGGAAACAGTAGTGATAATAGTTTTAGTCTTAGTGATAGCCTAACCCCTAGTGTCGCTGGCGCTCCTGAACAACTGAGCTCAATATCAAAGAACATTGTGAAAGTACAATCACATGACAGCAGTGCTGGCAGCCTAGATCCTCCTTCGCCGGTACCTATACCGGCCTCCACCGTTAAACGGAGACCGCTGCTGGTGGCATGCAAAAAGGCAACACCTAAGCATTCACCCCCAAATAGCTATAAGAATCTGATCAAACGTACAAATGGCCTGGAGGGTGAAGATGGACACCAGATACAATGTCCGGAACCGGTAGAACTAAgcgaagaagaggaagaagaggaTGAAGAGGATgacgaagaggaggaggaTAATTAcgaagaggaggaggacgaagacGCGTTGCAAGACGAACAGATTGAGGATGTTGAGGATATCGAACTGCAGGAGCAACGGAAggtagagaaagagaaaagtaCAGCTCGACAAAAGGAACCTCTAACGTCTGCGAGAAGTCTCAAACAATCCGCTAAGAAACGTCTAGTCCAGCGGAAGTTATCTGCTGAGCACAGAAGAAAGGGATGCAAGAGAAATCTGGTTCGATCAACGGGTACAGCGCACAACAAACTGCACCGCAACCAGTTATGCTTTGAATCGAAAACATTGACTGTGCCTACATTAATAAGTACGGAACGTGCACGATCAGTGAGACGATATTATCGCGTGTTCCGTTCCAGCATCGATTCACTTAAGCGTTTGCCTGTGTCAATGCGTAAGAGGCTATTGCATCGCTCAAACATTACGCTCCTCCCATTGCGTCGAAGTGCTCACAAACGGTCATGCAAATCGCAACGATTGTCAACGGAAACCATCAACGAAGGGAATGACATGGTTCACCAGTCTGATGCTCAAAACTTACCAACGGTTTGTGGAAACGTTAATGACATCATCAAGGGAGGACATAAGTTGCCAAACCAATCAGAACAATACCCTTCGAAAGAACTGTTGGGGTGTGAAGGCACAAATGATGATTCCGTTAATGAAATCACAGAAACAGTGCCGAAAGCGTTAGATATTAATGCGATGAGACAACCGCTTTCAAACGTTGATCGTACTATTGATCTCGTTGCCAAAGGATACTTTTCCGAACCAGAAATACTTAACGGTACAGAACTGCAAGCCCACTCTCGGGCTTGGTTGAAGAAactgaaacaacaacaagaaggtCGTTCGCATTCAGAACAGAGCCGTGGTGCTAGGTCTCGTGATCGAAAGAGTGAAGGTAGTAGTACGAAAAGGTGTAAAACCAAGTGCTCTTCTTTAGTTCTAGATGCCATCGCATCTCCCACGGCAACAACTCCCATTACTAAagacaaaaaaccaaaatctaAAGCATCAAAACATACACCCGTAGTGGTACAGTTACAGATAAAGGCTGATTTGAAAGCGGAAAATACAGTCGAACGCAAAGAAAGTAAGAGCAAAAAGAAGGCAAGCTCCAAAGAACGCAAGAAGGATCAAACTAACAGGAAGAGAAAACAGCAGGAACTAAACGGTGATAACGATGATTCTCACGCACGTAAACGAAATAATCCTAAATTGGAATTAGTTAAATCAGACAATTCTTTGTACCAGCGTGCCACATCGACACCTATCTCCGTTCCTGTTGCTGAGGTGTCTCTACTGTTGGGTCAAGATGATCGTGAGGAAGATGGTCGTAAGGGATGCCCCGTTGTGTTTGATGACAGTGTCGTTACACTAATGGATCAATCCTCCGTGATGGATGATCGCGAAACAGACTTCGATGACGCGGCGACCATGTTGGTGGAAGATGATGTGGCAAGTGTTGATACGAGCGTTCTGGTGAATCGgcataataataacaataacagtGCCGTTACGGATAAGAACAACCAGAACCAGGAACAGCAACGAATTGCAACAGATCAGCTAGTTCTGGTCGCACCTATTCAAGCAATCATCGCCGAAGGTAAGGAAGGTAGTGAGCTAGAACCTCCAGAGGGTATGGAACCGTTTATGGACGAGCAATTAGAAGAAGAGGAAATGCACGCAAATGTGCAGCTAGCCGATTCGAACCTTTTATCCGAACCTATACATCCTACGGTGGTGTTACAACCGCAACAATGTCCCCCAACGGAATCATCCATTGGAGACCAAGCTGCGTTAAGGCTGGATCTTAACTACGACGATGATTATGAAGATCTGGAAGAGGAGGAACTTATGCCAAAGCGTGGCTCAAGCCGATCCGTCAAGCGACGGCGTTCTCGATCGAAGACAAAGTCGAAAAAATTCAGCACGAAGAAACGGCATCGCCCGTCCACACATCGGACATTGGCAGCTGAGTTGGAGGAGCTGATTGTGCCAAAAAAATGTACCACTATTCCGCGTTGGAGCAATGGTTGGACCTGGGAGGGTCAGCCGTTCcaaggaaaaatatttttgaac AGTGATGATCCGCCGGTACTGCGCACATGTTATCCGGCGATGCGACATTCCGTTGGGGACATAATCAAACCGCGAGACTGTGTACTGCTAAAGGCTGGTAGTAAACGTGCGGAGTTGCCATACGTCGCCAAGGTGGCCCACCTATGGGAAAATCCTGATGATG GAGAAATGATGATGTCTTTGCTGTGGTACTATCGACCGGAACACACCGAACAAGGTCGTCAGCGTACTGATGGCCCGGACGAAGTGTTCGCCTCTCGCCACAAAGATCATAACAGCGTGGCGTGCATTGAAGACAAATGCTATGTGCTTACGTTTAGTGAGTACTGCAG ATTTCGACGACAGCTGAAAGGGTATGAGGAAAACATCGAGGAACAGCCGTCGATTGTGCCTCCTCTAAGGCGCGAAAACCCCCGCCTTCCGCCACCGATCGTTTCGCCTGAGCTGGTAATGTACTGCCAGCGGGTGTACGAATTCCGCCAGAAGCGACTCCTGAAATCCACCTCCTAG